One Onychostoma macrolepis isolate SWU-2019 chromosome 15, ASM1243209v1, whole genome shotgun sequence DNA segment encodes these proteins:
- the agfg1a gene encoding arf-GAP domain and FG repeat-containing protein 1a isoform X3, which produces MAASAKRKQEEKHLKMLREMTSLAPNRKCFDCDQRGPTYANMTVGSFVCTSCSGILRGLNPPHRVKSISMTTFTQQEIEFLQKHGNEVCKQIWLGLYDDRNLAIPDFREPQKVKEFLQDKYEKKRWYVPPEQAKMVAPVHASVSGSSASSTSSTPEVRPLKTLLGESVPSLHLNKNTPSQSPVVSRTQLTQQQQQQQHHQDRKFDLLSDLGGDIFAAPHSQSTGNANFANFAHFNSHSAAQNANSNADFANFDAFNSSAAQTTAAFPSAPQAPFQPTQPVYNSLPFSRSVGEFTSSLPPLAMHSSSSGLANANFANFDDFPKSCSADFASFSSAQSNSVGEEHKVESVSISADRYAALAHLDNVFGIKPEQGTSSAPPSAGVGPPPPQAALLGGDRYAALAELDNVFTSSAPNVSGYNTATTAKGSMFGSYTAAPPVQAQQGLPSMPQGFGGPSTNPFVAPGAPQAAPTNPFQTNGRAAVPVPGVGVATAASFGPPSMSMPTGFGNAAAYNLPTSFSGNFQQAFPGQPFTQQHAYPQQPNGGFAAFGQGKVTPFGQNMTVPGVTNNPFLRSP; this is translated from the exons ATGGCAGCCAGCGCGAAGCGAAAACAGGAGGAAAAACACCTGAAGATGCTGCGGGAAATGACGAGTTTGGCGCCCAACCGAAAGTGCTTCGATTGCGATCAGCGCGGCCCGACCTACGCCAACATGACCGTGGGCTCGTTCGTCTGCACGTCCTGCTCAGGCATCCT ACGAGGCCTGAATCCCCCCCACAGAGTGAAGTCCATCTCCATGACGACTTTCACGCAACAGGAAATAGAATTTCTACAGAAGCATGGAAATGAG GTATGTAAACAGATATGGCTCGGCCTTTATGATGACAGAAACTTGGCTATCCCAGACTTCAGAGAACCTCAGAAAGTCAAAGAGTTTCTTCAGGACAAATACGAAAAGAAGCGATG GTATGTTCCTCCAGAGCAGGCTAAGATGGTGGCGCCAGTTCACGCATCTGTCTCTGGTTCATCTGCTAGCAGTACCAGTAGCACTCCAGAGGTCCGGCCTCTCAAAACATTACTGGGGGAATCAGTACCCAGTTTACACCTCAACAAAAATACACCCAGCCAG TCTCCGGTTGTGTCACGCACTCAGCTGacccagcagcagcagcagcagcagcatcatcAGGACAGGAAGTTCGATTTGCTCAGCGATCTAGGTGGCGACATATTTGCGGCTCCGCACTCGCAGTCCACAGGAAACGCAAACTTTGCCAACTTTGCACATTTCAACAGTCATTCGG CAGCGCAGAATGCAAATTCTAATGCAGACTTTGCAAATTTTGATGCGTTCAATAGTTCTGCTGCTCAAACCACAGCGGCATTTCCATCAGCTCCACAAGCCCCATTTCAACCCACACAACCAG TATACAACAGTCTCCCATTTAGTCGCAGTGTGGGCGAGTTTACCTCATCGCTGCCTCCACTGGCCATGCACA GTAGCTCATCAGGACTAGCTAATGCCAACTTTGCAAACTTCGATGACTTCCCTAAATCGTGCAGTGCTGATTTTGCGTCATTTAGCTCCGCCCAGAGTAACTCTGTGGGAGAGGAGCATAAAGTGGAATCAGTCAGCATCTCTGCAGACCGTTACGCAGCCCTCGCCCACCTCGACAACGTGTTCGGGATCAAACCTGAGCAAG GTACAAGTTCAGCCCCTCCATCAGCAGGTGTGGGTCCTCCACCTCCACAGGCAGCTCTGTTGGGCGGAGATCGCTACGCTGCTCTAGCTGAATTAGACAATGTCTTTACCTCCTCAGCGCCAAACGTGAGCGGCTACAACACTGCCACCACCGCAAAAGG GTCTATGTTTGGATCCTATACGGCTGCTCCTCCAGTTCAAGCACAACAGGGTTTACCCAGCATGCCTCAGGGTTTTGGAG GGCCTTCGACGAATCCATTCGTCGCTCCAGGGGCTCCGCAGGCCGCTCCCACTAACCCGTTTCAGACCAATGGAAGAGCAGCAGTACCAGTACCAGGAGTGGGTGTGGCCACTGCAG CCTCTTTCGGTCCACCGTCCATGAGCATGCCGACTGGGTTTGGAAACGCTGCTGCGTACAACCTTCCCACCAGCTTCAGTGGAAACTTTCAGCAAGCGTTTCCTGGACAGCCGTTCACCCAGCAGCATGCGTATCCCCAACAACCCAACG GAGGTTTTGCTGCATTTGGTCAGGGTAAAGTCACTCCGTTTGGACAGAACATGACGGTGCCTGGAGTAACCAACAATCCCTTTCTG AGATCACCTTGA
- the agfg1a gene encoding arf-GAP domain and FG repeat-containing protein 1a isoform X6, producing the protein MAASAKRKQEEKHLKMLREMTSLAPNRKCFDCDQRGPTYANMTVGSFVCTSCSGILRGLNPPHRVKSISMTTFTQQEIEFLQKHGNEVCKQIWLGLYDDRNLAIPDFREPQKVKEFLQDKYEKKRWYVPPEQAKMVAPVHASVSGSSASSTSSTPEVRPLKTLLGESVPSLHLNKNTPSQSPVVSRTQLTQQQQQQQHHQDRKFDLLSDLGGDIFAAPHSQSTGNANFANFAHFNSHSGSSSGLANANFANFDDFPKSCSADFASFSSAQSNSVGEEHKVESVSISADRYAALAHLDNVFGIKPEQGTSSAPPSAGVGPPPPQAALLGGDRYAALAELDNVFTSSAPNVSGYNTATTAKGSMFGSYTAAPPVQAQQGLPSMPQGFGGPSTNPFVAPGAPQAAPTNPFQTNGRAAVPVPGVGVATAASFGPPSMSMPTGFGNAAAYNLPTSFSGNFQQAFPGQPFTQQHAYPQQPNGGFAAFGQGKVTPFGQNMTVPGVTNNPFLAGAPAAQFPAGGSSTNPFL; encoded by the exons ATGGCAGCCAGCGCGAAGCGAAAACAGGAGGAAAAACACCTGAAGATGCTGCGGGAAATGACGAGTTTGGCGCCCAACCGAAAGTGCTTCGATTGCGATCAGCGCGGCCCGACCTACGCCAACATGACCGTGGGCTCGTTCGTCTGCACGTCCTGCTCAGGCATCCT ACGAGGCCTGAATCCCCCCCACAGAGTGAAGTCCATCTCCATGACGACTTTCACGCAACAGGAAATAGAATTTCTACAGAAGCATGGAAATGAG GTATGTAAACAGATATGGCTCGGCCTTTATGATGACAGAAACTTGGCTATCCCAGACTTCAGAGAACCTCAGAAAGTCAAAGAGTTTCTTCAGGACAAATACGAAAAGAAGCGATG GTATGTTCCTCCAGAGCAGGCTAAGATGGTGGCGCCAGTTCACGCATCTGTCTCTGGTTCATCTGCTAGCAGTACCAGTAGCACTCCAGAGGTCCGGCCTCTCAAAACATTACTGGGGGAATCAGTACCCAGTTTACACCTCAACAAAAATACACCCAGCCAG TCTCCGGTTGTGTCACGCACTCAGCTGacccagcagcagcagcagcagcagcatcatcAGGACAGGAAGTTCGATTTGCTCAGCGATCTAGGTGGCGACATATTTGCGGCTCCGCACTCGCAGTCCACAGGAAACGCAAACTTTGCCAACTTTGCACATTTCAACAGTCATTCGG GTAGCTCATCAGGACTAGCTAATGCCAACTTTGCAAACTTCGATGACTTCCCTAAATCGTGCAGTGCTGATTTTGCGTCATTTAGCTCCGCCCAGAGTAACTCTGTGGGAGAGGAGCATAAAGTGGAATCAGTCAGCATCTCTGCAGACCGTTACGCAGCCCTCGCCCACCTCGACAACGTGTTCGGGATCAAACCTGAGCAAG GTACAAGTTCAGCCCCTCCATCAGCAGGTGTGGGTCCTCCACCTCCACAGGCAGCTCTGTTGGGCGGAGATCGCTACGCTGCTCTAGCTGAATTAGACAATGTCTTTACCTCCTCAGCGCCAAACGTGAGCGGCTACAACACTGCCACCACCGCAAAAGG GTCTATGTTTGGATCCTATACGGCTGCTCCTCCAGTTCAAGCACAACAGGGTTTACCCAGCATGCCTCAGGGTTTTGGAG GGCCTTCGACGAATCCATTCGTCGCTCCAGGGGCTCCGCAGGCCGCTCCCACTAACCCGTTTCAGACCAATGGAAGAGCAGCAGTACCAGTACCAGGAGTGGGTGTGGCCACTGCAG CCTCTTTCGGTCCACCGTCCATGAGCATGCCGACTGGGTTTGGAAACGCTGCTGCGTACAACCTTCCCACCAGCTTCAGTGGAAACTTTCAGCAAGCGTTTCCTGGACAGCCGTTCACCCAGCAGCATGCGTATCCCCAACAACCCAACG GAGGTTTTGCTGCATTTGGTCAGGGTAAAGTCACTCCGTTTGGACAGAACATGACGGTGCCTGGAGTAACCAACAATCCCTTTCTG GCAGGGGCACCAGCAGCACAGTTTCCTGCAGGAGGCTCATCCACAAACCCCTTCTTATAG
- the agfg1a gene encoding arf-GAP domain and FG repeat-containing protein 1a isoform X1 produces the protein MAASAKRKQEEKHLKMLREMTSLAPNRKCFDCDQRGPTYANMTVGSFVCTSCSGILRGLNPPHRVKSISMTTFTQQEIEFLQKHGNEVCKQIWLGLYDDRNLAIPDFREPQKVKEFLQDKYEKKRWYVPPEQAKMVAPVHASVSGSSASSTSSTPEVRPLKTLLGESVPSLHLNKNTPSQSPVVSRTQLTQQQQQQQHHQDRKFDLLSDLGGDIFAAPHSQSTGNANFANFAHFNSHSAAQNANSNADFANFDAFNSSAAQTTAAFPSAPQAPFQPTQPVYNSLPFSRSVGEFTSSLPPLAMHSSSSGLANANFANFDDFPKSCSADFASFSSAQSNSVGEEHKVESVSISADRYAALAHLDNVFGIKPEQGTSSAPPSAGVGPPPPQAALLGGDRYAALAELDNVFTSSAPNVSGYNTATTAKGSMFGSYTAAPPVQAQQGLPSMPQGFGGPSTNPFVAPGAPQAAPTNPFQTNGRAAVPVPGVGVATAASFGPPSMSMPTGFGNAAAYNLPTSFSGNFQQAFPGQPFTQQHAYPQQPNGGFAAFGQGKVTPFGQNMTVPGVTNNPFLAGAPAAQFPAGGSSTNPFL, from the exons ATGGCAGCCAGCGCGAAGCGAAAACAGGAGGAAAAACACCTGAAGATGCTGCGGGAAATGACGAGTTTGGCGCCCAACCGAAAGTGCTTCGATTGCGATCAGCGCGGCCCGACCTACGCCAACATGACCGTGGGCTCGTTCGTCTGCACGTCCTGCTCAGGCATCCT ACGAGGCCTGAATCCCCCCCACAGAGTGAAGTCCATCTCCATGACGACTTTCACGCAACAGGAAATAGAATTTCTACAGAAGCATGGAAATGAG GTATGTAAACAGATATGGCTCGGCCTTTATGATGACAGAAACTTGGCTATCCCAGACTTCAGAGAACCTCAGAAAGTCAAAGAGTTTCTTCAGGACAAATACGAAAAGAAGCGATG GTATGTTCCTCCAGAGCAGGCTAAGATGGTGGCGCCAGTTCACGCATCTGTCTCTGGTTCATCTGCTAGCAGTACCAGTAGCACTCCAGAGGTCCGGCCTCTCAAAACATTACTGGGGGAATCAGTACCCAGTTTACACCTCAACAAAAATACACCCAGCCAG TCTCCGGTTGTGTCACGCACTCAGCTGacccagcagcagcagcagcagcagcatcatcAGGACAGGAAGTTCGATTTGCTCAGCGATCTAGGTGGCGACATATTTGCGGCTCCGCACTCGCAGTCCACAGGAAACGCAAACTTTGCCAACTTTGCACATTTCAACAGTCATTCGG CAGCGCAGAATGCAAATTCTAATGCAGACTTTGCAAATTTTGATGCGTTCAATAGTTCTGCTGCTCAAACCACAGCGGCATTTCCATCAGCTCCACAAGCCCCATTTCAACCCACACAACCAG TATACAACAGTCTCCCATTTAGTCGCAGTGTGGGCGAGTTTACCTCATCGCTGCCTCCACTGGCCATGCACA GTAGCTCATCAGGACTAGCTAATGCCAACTTTGCAAACTTCGATGACTTCCCTAAATCGTGCAGTGCTGATTTTGCGTCATTTAGCTCCGCCCAGAGTAACTCTGTGGGAGAGGAGCATAAAGTGGAATCAGTCAGCATCTCTGCAGACCGTTACGCAGCCCTCGCCCACCTCGACAACGTGTTCGGGATCAAACCTGAGCAAG GTACAAGTTCAGCCCCTCCATCAGCAGGTGTGGGTCCTCCACCTCCACAGGCAGCTCTGTTGGGCGGAGATCGCTACGCTGCTCTAGCTGAATTAGACAATGTCTTTACCTCCTCAGCGCCAAACGTGAGCGGCTACAACACTGCCACCACCGCAAAAGG GTCTATGTTTGGATCCTATACGGCTGCTCCTCCAGTTCAAGCACAACAGGGTTTACCCAGCATGCCTCAGGGTTTTGGAG GGCCTTCGACGAATCCATTCGTCGCTCCAGGGGCTCCGCAGGCCGCTCCCACTAACCCGTTTCAGACCAATGGAAGAGCAGCAGTACCAGTACCAGGAGTGGGTGTGGCCACTGCAG CCTCTTTCGGTCCACCGTCCATGAGCATGCCGACTGGGTTTGGAAACGCTGCTGCGTACAACCTTCCCACCAGCTTCAGTGGAAACTTTCAGCAAGCGTTTCCTGGACAGCCGTTCACCCAGCAGCATGCGTATCCCCAACAACCCAACG GAGGTTTTGCTGCATTTGGTCAGGGTAAAGTCACTCCGTTTGGACAGAACATGACGGTGCCTGGAGTAACCAACAATCCCTTTCTG GCAGGGGCACCAGCAGCACAGTTTCCTGCAGGAGGCTCATCCACAAACCCCTTCTTATAG
- the agfg1a gene encoding arf-GAP domain and FG repeat-containing protein 1a isoform X2 yields the protein MAASAKRKQEEKHLKMLREMTSLAPNRKCFDCDQRGPTYANMTVGSFVCTSCSGILRGLNPPHRVKSISMTTFTQQEIEFLQKHGNEVCKQIWLGLYDDRNLAIPDFREPQKVKEFLQDKYEKKRWYVPPEQAKMVAPVHASVSGSSASSTSSTPEVRPLKTLLGESVPSLHLNKNTPSQSPVVSRTQLTQQQQQQQHHQDRKFDLLSDLGGDIFAAPHSQSTGNANFANFAHFNSHSAQNANSNADFANFDAFNSSAAQTTAAFPSAPQAPFQPTQPVYNSLPFSRSVGEFTSSLPPLAMHSSSSGLANANFANFDDFPKSCSADFASFSSAQSNSVGEEHKVESVSISADRYAALAHLDNVFGIKPEQGTSSAPPSAGVGPPPPQAALLGGDRYAALAELDNVFTSSAPNVSGYNTATTAKGSMFGSYTAAPPVQAQQGLPSMPQGFGGPSTNPFVAPGAPQAAPTNPFQTNGRAAVPVPGVGVATAASFGPPSMSMPTGFGNAAAYNLPTSFSGNFQQAFPGQPFTQQHAYPQQPNGGFAAFGQGKVTPFGQNMTVPGVTNNPFLAGAPAAQFPAGGSSTNPFL from the exons ATGGCAGCCAGCGCGAAGCGAAAACAGGAGGAAAAACACCTGAAGATGCTGCGGGAAATGACGAGTTTGGCGCCCAACCGAAAGTGCTTCGATTGCGATCAGCGCGGCCCGACCTACGCCAACATGACCGTGGGCTCGTTCGTCTGCACGTCCTGCTCAGGCATCCT ACGAGGCCTGAATCCCCCCCACAGAGTGAAGTCCATCTCCATGACGACTTTCACGCAACAGGAAATAGAATTTCTACAGAAGCATGGAAATGAG GTATGTAAACAGATATGGCTCGGCCTTTATGATGACAGAAACTTGGCTATCCCAGACTTCAGAGAACCTCAGAAAGTCAAAGAGTTTCTTCAGGACAAATACGAAAAGAAGCGATG GTATGTTCCTCCAGAGCAGGCTAAGATGGTGGCGCCAGTTCACGCATCTGTCTCTGGTTCATCTGCTAGCAGTACCAGTAGCACTCCAGAGGTCCGGCCTCTCAAAACATTACTGGGGGAATCAGTACCCAGTTTACACCTCAACAAAAATACACCCAGCCAG TCTCCGGTTGTGTCACGCACTCAGCTGacccagcagcagcagcagcagcagcatcatcAGGACAGGAAGTTCGATTTGCTCAGCGATCTAGGTGGCGACATATTTGCGGCTCCGCACTCGCAGTCCACAGGAAACGCAAACTTTGCCAACTTTGCACATTTCAACAGTCATTCGG CGCAGAATGCAAATTCTAATGCAGACTTTGCAAATTTTGATGCGTTCAATAGTTCTGCTGCTCAAACCACAGCGGCATTTCCATCAGCTCCACAAGCCCCATTTCAACCCACACAACCAG TATACAACAGTCTCCCATTTAGTCGCAGTGTGGGCGAGTTTACCTCATCGCTGCCTCCACTGGCCATGCACA GTAGCTCATCAGGACTAGCTAATGCCAACTTTGCAAACTTCGATGACTTCCCTAAATCGTGCAGTGCTGATTTTGCGTCATTTAGCTCCGCCCAGAGTAACTCTGTGGGAGAGGAGCATAAAGTGGAATCAGTCAGCATCTCTGCAGACCGTTACGCAGCCCTCGCCCACCTCGACAACGTGTTCGGGATCAAACCTGAGCAAG GTACAAGTTCAGCCCCTCCATCAGCAGGTGTGGGTCCTCCACCTCCACAGGCAGCTCTGTTGGGCGGAGATCGCTACGCTGCTCTAGCTGAATTAGACAATGTCTTTACCTCCTCAGCGCCAAACGTGAGCGGCTACAACACTGCCACCACCGCAAAAGG GTCTATGTTTGGATCCTATACGGCTGCTCCTCCAGTTCAAGCACAACAGGGTTTACCCAGCATGCCTCAGGGTTTTGGAG GGCCTTCGACGAATCCATTCGTCGCTCCAGGGGCTCCGCAGGCCGCTCCCACTAACCCGTTTCAGACCAATGGAAGAGCAGCAGTACCAGTACCAGGAGTGGGTGTGGCCACTGCAG CCTCTTTCGGTCCACCGTCCATGAGCATGCCGACTGGGTTTGGAAACGCTGCTGCGTACAACCTTCCCACCAGCTTCAGTGGAAACTTTCAGCAAGCGTTTCCTGGACAGCCGTTCACCCAGCAGCATGCGTATCCCCAACAACCCAACG GAGGTTTTGCTGCATTTGGTCAGGGTAAAGTCACTCCGTTTGGACAGAACATGACGGTGCCTGGAGTAACCAACAATCCCTTTCTG GCAGGGGCACCAGCAGCACAGTTTCCTGCAGGAGGCTCATCCACAAACCCCTTCTTATAG
- the agfg1a gene encoding arf-GAP domain and FG repeat-containing protein 1a isoform X5: protein MAASAKRKQEEKHLKMLREMTSLAPNRKCFDCDQRGPTYANMTVGSFVCTSCSGILRGLNPPHRVKSISMTTFTQQEIEFLQKHGNEVCKQIWLGLYDDRNLAIPDFREPQKVKEFLQDKYEKKRWYVPPEQAKMVAPVHASVSGSSASSTSSTPEVRPLKTLLGESVPSLHLNKNTPSQSPVVSRTQLTQQQQQQQHHQDRKFDLLSDLGGDIFAAPHSQSTGNANFANFAHFNSHSAQNANSNADFANFDAFNSSAAQTTAAFPSAPQAPFQPTQPGSSSGLANANFANFDDFPKSCSADFASFSSAQSNSVGEEHKVESVSISADRYAALAHLDNVFGIKPEQGTSSAPPSAGVGPPPPQAALLGGDRYAALAELDNVFTSSAPNVSGYNTATTAKGSMFGSYTAAPPVQAQQGLPSMPQGFGGPSTNPFVAPGAPQAAPTNPFQTNGRAAVPVPGVGVATAASFGPPSMSMPTGFGNAAAYNLPTSFSGNFQQAFPGQPFTQQHAYPQQPNGGFAAFGQGKVTPFGQNMTVPGVTNNPFLAGAPAAQFPAGGSSTNPFL from the exons ATGGCAGCCAGCGCGAAGCGAAAACAGGAGGAAAAACACCTGAAGATGCTGCGGGAAATGACGAGTTTGGCGCCCAACCGAAAGTGCTTCGATTGCGATCAGCGCGGCCCGACCTACGCCAACATGACCGTGGGCTCGTTCGTCTGCACGTCCTGCTCAGGCATCCT ACGAGGCCTGAATCCCCCCCACAGAGTGAAGTCCATCTCCATGACGACTTTCACGCAACAGGAAATAGAATTTCTACAGAAGCATGGAAATGAG GTATGTAAACAGATATGGCTCGGCCTTTATGATGACAGAAACTTGGCTATCCCAGACTTCAGAGAACCTCAGAAAGTCAAAGAGTTTCTTCAGGACAAATACGAAAAGAAGCGATG GTATGTTCCTCCAGAGCAGGCTAAGATGGTGGCGCCAGTTCACGCATCTGTCTCTGGTTCATCTGCTAGCAGTACCAGTAGCACTCCAGAGGTCCGGCCTCTCAAAACATTACTGGGGGAATCAGTACCCAGTTTACACCTCAACAAAAATACACCCAGCCAG TCTCCGGTTGTGTCACGCACTCAGCTGacccagcagcagcagcagcagcagcatcatcAGGACAGGAAGTTCGATTTGCTCAGCGATCTAGGTGGCGACATATTTGCGGCTCCGCACTCGCAGTCCACAGGAAACGCAAACTTTGCCAACTTTGCACATTTCAACAGTCATTCGG CGCAGAATGCAAATTCTAATGCAGACTTTGCAAATTTTGATGCGTTCAATAGTTCTGCTGCTCAAACCACAGCGGCATTTCCATCAGCTCCACAAGCCCCATTTCAACCCACACAACCAG GTAGCTCATCAGGACTAGCTAATGCCAACTTTGCAAACTTCGATGACTTCCCTAAATCGTGCAGTGCTGATTTTGCGTCATTTAGCTCCGCCCAGAGTAACTCTGTGGGAGAGGAGCATAAAGTGGAATCAGTCAGCATCTCTGCAGACCGTTACGCAGCCCTCGCCCACCTCGACAACGTGTTCGGGATCAAACCTGAGCAAG GTACAAGTTCAGCCCCTCCATCAGCAGGTGTGGGTCCTCCACCTCCACAGGCAGCTCTGTTGGGCGGAGATCGCTACGCTGCTCTAGCTGAATTAGACAATGTCTTTACCTCCTCAGCGCCAAACGTGAGCGGCTACAACACTGCCACCACCGCAAAAGG GTCTATGTTTGGATCCTATACGGCTGCTCCTCCAGTTCAAGCACAACAGGGTTTACCCAGCATGCCTCAGGGTTTTGGAG GGCCTTCGACGAATCCATTCGTCGCTCCAGGGGCTCCGCAGGCCGCTCCCACTAACCCGTTTCAGACCAATGGAAGAGCAGCAGTACCAGTACCAGGAGTGGGTGTGGCCACTGCAG CCTCTTTCGGTCCACCGTCCATGAGCATGCCGACTGGGTTTGGAAACGCTGCTGCGTACAACCTTCCCACCAGCTTCAGTGGAAACTTTCAGCAAGCGTTTCCTGGACAGCCGTTCACCCAGCAGCATGCGTATCCCCAACAACCCAACG GAGGTTTTGCTGCATTTGGTCAGGGTAAAGTCACTCCGTTTGGACAGAACATGACGGTGCCTGGAGTAACCAACAATCCCTTTCTG GCAGGGGCACCAGCAGCACAGTTTCCTGCAGGAGGCTCATCCACAAACCCCTTCTTATAG
- the agfg1a gene encoding arf-GAP domain and FG repeat-containing protein 1a isoform X4, with protein MAASAKRKQEEKHLKMLREMTSLAPNRKCFDCDQRGPTYANMTVGSFVCTSCSGILRGLNPPHRVKSISMTTFTQQEIEFLQKHGNEVCKQIWLGLYDDRNLAIPDFREPQKVKEFLQDKYEKKRWYVPPEQAKMVAPVHASVSGSSASSTSSTPEVRPLKTLLGESVPSLHLNKNTPSQSPVVSRTQLTQQQQQQQHHQDRKFDLLSDLGGDIFAAPHSQSTGNANFANFAHFNSHSAAQNANSNADFANFDAFNSSAAQTTAAFPSAPQAPFQPTQPGSSSGLANANFANFDDFPKSCSADFASFSSAQSNSVGEEHKVESVSISADRYAALAHLDNVFGIKPEQGTSSAPPSAGVGPPPPQAALLGGDRYAALAELDNVFTSSAPNVSGYNTATTAKGSMFGSYTAAPPVQAQQGLPSMPQGFGGPSTNPFVAPGAPQAAPTNPFQTNGRAAVPVPGVGVATAASFGPPSMSMPTGFGNAAAYNLPTSFSGNFQQAFPGQPFTQQHAYPQQPNGGFAAFGQGKVTPFGQNMTVPGVTNNPFLAGAPAAQFPAGGSSTNPFL; from the exons ATGGCAGCCAGCGCGAAGCGAAAACAGGAGGAAAAACACCTGAAGATGCTGCGGGAAATGACGAGTTTGGCGCCCAACCGAAAGTGCTTCGATTGCGATCAGCGCGGCCCGACCTACGCCAACATGACCGTGGGCTCGTTCGTCTGCACGTCCTGCTCAGGCATCCT ACGAGGCCTGAATCCCCCCCACAGAGTGAAGTCCATCTCCATGACGACTTTCACGCAACAGGAAATAGAATTTCTACAGAAGCATGGAAATGAG GTATGTAAACAGATATGGCTCGGCCTTTATGATGACAGAAACTTGGCTATCCCAGACTTCAGAGAACCTCAGAAAGTCAAAGAGTTTCTTCAGGACAAATACGAAAAGAAGCGATG GTATGTTCCTCCAGAGCAGGCTAAGATGGTGGCGCCAGTTCACGCATCTGTCTCTGGTTCATCTGCTAGCAGTACCAGTAGCACTCCAGAGGTCCGGCCTCTCAAAACATTACTGGGGGAATCAGTACCCAGTTTACACCTCAACAAAAATACACCCAGCCAG TCTCCGGTTGTGTCACGCACTCAGCTGacccagcagcagcagcagcagcagcatcatcAGGACAGGAAGTTCGATTTGCTCAGCGATCTAGGTGGCGACATATTTGCGGCTCCGCACTCGCAGTCCACAGGAAACGCAAACTTTGCCAACTTTGCACATTTCAACAGTCATTCGG CAGCGCAGAATGCAAATTCTAATGCAGACTTTGCAAATTTTGATGCGTTCAATAGTTCTGCTGCTCAAACCACAGCGGCATTTCCATCAGCTCCACAAGCCCCATTTCAACCCACACAACCAG GTAGCTCATCAGGACTAGCTAATGCCAACTTTGCAAACTTCGATGACTTCCCTAAATCGTGCAGTGCTGATTTTGCGTCATTTAGCTCCGCCCAGAGTAACTCTGTGGGAGAGGAGCATAAAGTGGAATCAGTCAGCATCTCTGCAGACCGTTACGCAGCCCTCGCCCACCTCGACAACGTGTTCGGGATCAAACCTGAGCAAG GTACAAGTTCAGCCCCTCCATCAGCAGGTGTGGGTCCTCCACCTCCACAGGCAGCTCTGTTGGGCGGAGATCGCTACGCTGCTCTAGCTGAATTAGACAATGTCTTTACCTCCTCAGCGCCAAACGTGAGCGGCTACAACACTGCCACCACCGCAAAAGG GTCTATGTTTGGATCCTATACGGCTGCTCCTCCAGTTCAAGCACAACAGGGTTTACCCAGCATGCCTCAGGGTTTTGGAG GGCCTTCGACGAATCCATTCGTCGCTCCAGGGGCTCCGCAGGCCGCTCCCACTAACCCGTTTCAGACCAATGGAAGAGCAGCAGTACCAGTACCAGGAGTGGGTGTGGCCACTGCAG CCTCTTTCGGTCCACCGTCCATGAGCATGCCGACTGGGTTTGGAAACGCTGCTGCGTACAACCTTCCCACCAGCTTCAGTGGAAACTTTCAGCAAGCGTTTCCTGGACAGCCGTTCACCCAGCAGCATGCGTATCCCCAACAACCCAACG GAGGTTTTGCTGCATTTGGTCAGGGTAAAGTCACTCCGTTTGGACAGAACATGACGGTGCCTGGAGTAACCAACAATCCCTTTCTG GCAGGGGCACCAGCAGCACAGTTTCCTGCAGGAGGCTCATCCACAAACCCCTTCTTATAG